CGTTCGCGCGGTCGTGGCCGCGCCTGCGGGACGCCATGCGCCGCCTCGTCCTCGTGGTGGACGCGGCCAACGTGGTCGGCGCGCGCGCCGACGGCTGGTGGAAGGACCGGGTGGGGGCCAACGCCCGCCTCCGTGACGATCTGAAGGCGCTGAACGGGGGAGTGGCGGGCGTGCCCCGCGAGCTCGTCCCGTTCGACCGCTGCTACCCGGAGGTCGTCCTGGTCGTGGAGGGGCGGGCGCGGGGCGTCGCGGACGAGCCGGTGGACGGGGTGCGGGTCGTGGCGGCGCCCGGCAGCGGCGACGACCGGATCGTGGAGCTCGTCACCGACCCCGCCCCCGGAACCGTGCAGCTGGTGGTGACGGCCGACCGGGAACTGCGGGCGCGCTGCGAGGCGGCGGGCGCGGGCGTCACCGGCCCCCGCTGGCTCCTCGACCGTCTGTAGGCCCGCGTCAGGAGTCGCCGACGCGGTGGCCGGCGTCGCGGAGCGCGGTGGCGGCGTCCTTGTAGGAGTTCTCGGGCACGAGGACCAGGTCGGCGTGGTAGGTCGAGGCGACGAAGACCGAGATCCCGGCCTCCGCGAGCGGTTCCAGCAGCGCGGCGAGCGCGCCCGGCGCGCCGGGGCCCTGCCGGGCGTCCCCGTAGAAGCCGACCCACCGGTCGGTCTCGGCGAACGGGGACGCGTCCCGCACGACGGTGAGGCCCTCGGGCGCCCGGACGAGCGCGATCCACTCGTCGTCCTCGGGGAACGTCGCGCGGGGCAGGTGCTCCACGGTGAACTGGGACGGGACGAGGTGCAGGTGCTGGCCGTCGGTCATGGGGCAACCCTAATGACGGGCGCCGACGGCCGGAGCCGGGCCGATCGGGCTATTCCGGGGCGAACCAGACGGCGCCGAGCGGCGGGACGCGCAGGACGGCCGAGGCCGGGAGCCCGTGGCACGGTTCGGGCACGGCCTCGACGCGGCCGAGGTTGCCGACCCCGCTGCCGCCGTACTCGTACACGTCGGTATTGAGGATCTCTCGCCAGAGACCCGTGCGCGGCAGCCCGAGCCGGTAGTTCTCGTGCGGGTTACCGGAGAAGTTGACCACGCAGGCGACGACCGGAGGCTCGCCCGCCGTGCCGCCCGCCGCGTCGTTCTCCGTGCCGTTCTCTGTGGCCGTCCCGTACCGCAGGTACGACAGGGTGTTGCCGCCCGCGTCGTTCCCGTCGATCCAGCGGAACCCCTCGTGGTCGCTGTCGCGGGTCCACAGCGCGGGCTCCTCGCGGTAGGCGAGGTTGAGGTCGCGGACGAGTTTCTGCAGGCCGAGATGGTTCGCTCCTTCGGCGGCGTTCTCCAGCAGCCACCAGTCCAGGGGGCGTTCCTCGGCCCATTCGGCGCCCTGCCCGAACTCCTGCCCCATGAACAGCAGCTGCTTGCCGGGGTGCGACCACATGTAGGCGAGGAGCGTGCGCAGCCCGGCGAACTTCTGCCACGCGTCGCCCGGCATCTTGCTCAGCAGGGAGCCCTTCCCATGGACGACCTCGTCGTGCGACAGGGGGAGGACGTAGTTCTCCGAGAACGCGTACATGAGCGAGAACGTGATCTCGTTGTGGTGGTAGTGCCGGAACACCGGTTCGTGACGCAGGTACTCCAGCGTGTCGTGCATCCACCCCATGTTCCATTTGAAGCCGAACCCGAGACCGCCCAGGTGGGTCGGGCGGGACACCCCCGGCCATGCGGTCGATTCCTCCGCGACCGTGATGATTCCCGGGCTGCGCTTGTAGACGGTGGCGTTCATCTCCTGCAGGAAGGAGATCGCCTCCAGGTTCTCCCGTCCGCCGTACACGTTCGGGGTCCAGCCGCCTTCCTCGCGGGAGTAGTCGAGGTACAGCATCGACGCGACGGCGTCCACGCGGAGCCCGTCGATGTGGAACTCCTCCAGCCAGAACGACGCGTTCGCCACCAGGAAGTTGCGGACCTCGGCGCGACCGTAGTTGAACACGAGCGTCCCCCAGTCGGGGTGCTCGCCGCGCAACGGGTCGTCGTGCTCGTACAGGGCGGTGCCGTCGAACCGGGCGAGGGCCCACTCGTCCTTGGGGAAGTGGGCCGGGACCCAGTCCATGAGGACGCCGATGCCCGCATCGTGCAGCCGGTCGATGAGGTACCGGAAGTCGTCCGGGTTCCCGAACCGGGACGTGGGCGCGTAGTAGGACGTCACCTGGTAGCCCCAGGACGGGCCGTAGGGGTGCTCGGTGACGGGCAGGAGTTCGACGTGCGTGAACCCCATGTCCTTGACGTACGTGGTGAGTTCCGCTGCGAGCTCCCGGTAGCTCAGGCCGGGACGCCACGACCCGAGATGGACCTCGTACACGCTCATCGGCTCGTGCAGCCAGTCGTGCTGCTTGCGGGCGTCCATCCACTCGGCGTCGCCCCACTCGTAGGACGAGGTGAACACGCGGGACGCGGTCGCCGGAGGGAGTTCGGTGTACCGCGCCATCGGGTCGGCCTTGCAGCGCCACCGCCCGTCGGCGCCGAGGATCTCGAACTTGTAGCACATGCCGTCGATGACGTCCGGGACGAACAGCTCCCAGACGCCGGTGGAGCCGAGCGACCGCATCGGGTGGGCGCGGCCGTCCCAGTGGTTGAAGTCGCCGACCACCCGCACGCCGCGCGCGGTCGGCGCCCACACGGCGAACGCGGTGCCGGTGACCTGCCCGAACGCCGAGGTGTAGGTGCGGACGCGGGCGCCGAGCGCGTGCCACAGCTCCTCGTGCCGGCCCTCGCTGATCAGGTGCAGGTCCAGCTCGCCGAGCGTCGGCAGGTGCCGGTACGGGTCGTCCTGGACGTTCTCGTGGCCGTCCCCGTAGGTGACGGCGAGCCGGTAGTCGGGCACCGCGAGCGGCGCCTCGTCCTCGTCGTCGCCCGACAGCGACGAGCCGATCGGCAGGGTGCCCGCGAACACGCCCTGGTGGACGTGCCGGAGCGGGTGCCGGTCGCCGTCGGGCAGGACGACCTCGACCCGTTCGGCCAGCGGCCGCAGCGCCCGGACGGTGACGCCCGAGCGGCCCGGATGGGCGCCGAGGACGCCGTGCGGATCATGGTGGTCGCCGCCGACGAGCCGGTCGATCTCCGCGTGCGTCACCCGCGCCATGGCGTCATGGCCTCCTCAGTCCCCGTCCCCGTTGCCACTTCCACAGGGATGAGTGCCCCGAGAACGGGCCGTTTCACATGTGCGGACCGACCCTTTCCAATACATTGCGATCCGTTCAGCGGGCGGGGGTTGCGAACGGGCGCGATGCACCGTCTTGTGATGGTTCGGGCACTCTCGGCGACGGATGTGCGGCCCGTCCCGGCGGACGCGCCGCCACCGAACAATTCTTAGCGGAACGCGGAATTCTCAGCGGAAAAGTTGCGACCGTACGGGCGGCACCACTCTTTGTTTTGGGGTCGCGCCGAAGGCGCCGCCCGTACGGTCACGTCTACCTGGCCCCAGCGGTTACATCGACCCCTCCGCCACGGGCTCCACTTTGGTGTCACTCGAGCGACACAAGTACCTGTCGTGCCGGCCCGTCCCGGCCCGGTCCGGCCCCGCGTACGGGCCGGGCCGCGACGGTCTCCGCGTCCCCGTCACCGGTCGCCGCGCCCCTCTCCGGTCTGCTCGCGCAGCAGCGCGCGCAGCCCCGCCGAATCGTCCGCGGCCACCGTCATCGCATATCCCGCCTGCAGTTGGGCGTCGGTGAGGTCCCCGCTGCGCGTCGCGTACCAGCGGCCCGCGTCGCTGCGCCAGACCTGCCAGCCCGGAAACTCGCCCTCGATGGCCGTCTTCAGATCGTCGAAGTCGCCCATCAAGGTCGTCCTTTCCCCGAGGCGGCTTTCTGTATACAAAAGTCTTACTCGGTCTGAGAGGTGTCAAGCTGTCCGTAAGCGGACCGTGCCCCCGCGGATAGCGCCGAACAGGTATGGAAGGGACAGGAGGGGCCGCCGAGAATCGAACGCCGGATCGAAGCGCCGCGCCGCCACCGCGCAGCGGCGGGGCGCGTCGGGAGAAGGGGAGGTGGACGCCCGTGCCGGACCGTCCCGCCTATCTGCGCATCGCCGACACGCTGCGAGAAGGGATCCGGGACGGCAGCCTTCCGCCGGGATCGCGGCTGCCGACCATGGCGCAGCTGCGGCGGGCGCACGGCGTCTCGGAGATCGTCGTGCGGCAGGCCGTCGGGCTGCTGCGCGGCGAAGGCCTCGTCGAGACCCGCCGCGGCGGCGGCACGGTCGTCCGGATCCGGCCGCCCGCCCGCCGCGTCGCCATGGACCGCTACCGCGCGGTCGTCTCCGCCGGCCCGTCCGCCGGAACGGTGGACCGGACGGCCGATGAGCCCCCCGCCGCGCCGCAGACGACGTTCACCCGCGACCAGAAGATCGGCTGGGAGGAGTACCGGCTCGACACGGAGTTCACCCGCGTCCGCGCCGACCCCGAACTGGGCGCGCTGTTCGAGCTGCCCACCAGGACGGAACTGCTGCGTCGCCGGTTCGTCCACTACGCGCGGGGAGAGCCGCAGCAGATCTCGGTGAACTTCCTGCCGTGGGACCTCGTCGGCGGCACCCCGGTCGCCGACCCCGCGCGGGAGCCGTGGCCCGGGGGGACGCTCGCGCAGCTCGCCTACCTCGGCCACCCGCCGACACGGGTCGAGGAGTCCGTCCGGTCGCGGATGCCGACCCCCGAGGAGGCCGAGACGCTCCGGATGACCGGCGGCGTGCCCGTTCTCGCGATCACCCGCCGGCTGCTGTCGGGCGCGGACGTCATGGAGGTCTGCCGCGACA
The nucleotide sequence above comes from Actinomadura algeriensis. Encoded proteins:
- a CDS encoding NUDIX domain-containing protein — protein: MGDGDGWADCAQGHRHWGRFGAAGLLAYHRDADGRVWTLLQHRALWGLGGGTWGMFGGALHSHEDAVTGALRETSEECTLDTGTVTVHGISVEDHGGWFFTSVIGELPDLAPVEGSSAETRGARWVPAEDVTSYKLFEPFARSWPRLRDAMRRLVLVVDAANVVGARADGWWKDRVGANARLRDDLKALNGGVAGVPRELVPFDRCYPEVVLVVEGRARGVADEPVDGVRVVAAPGSGDDRIVELVTDPAPGTVQLVVTADRELRARCEAAGAGVTGPRWLLDRL
- a CDS encoding ACT domain-containing protein, with protein sequence MTDGQHLHLVPSQFTVEHLPRATFPEDDEWIALVRAPEGLTVVRDASPFAETDRWVGFYGDARQGPGAPGALAALLEPLAEAGISVFVASTYHADLVLVPENSYKDAATALRDAGHRVGDS
- the glgB gene encoding 1,4-alpha-glucan branching protein GlgB, which codes for MARVTHAEIDRLVGGDHHDPHGVLGAHPGRSGVTVRALRPLAERVEVVLPDGDRHPLRHVHQGVFAGTLPIGSSLSGDDEDEAPLAVPDYRLAVTYGDGHENVQDDPYRHLPTLGELDLHLISEGRHEELWHALGARVRTYTSAFGQVTGTAFAVWAPTARGVRVVGDFNHWDGRAHPMRSLGSTGVWELFVPDVIDGMCYKFEILGADGRWRCKADPMARYTELPPATASRVFTSSYEWGDAEWMDARKQHDWLHEPMSVYEVHLGSWRPGLSYRELAAELTTYVKDMGFTHVELLPVTEHPYGPSWGYQVTSYYAPTSRFGNPDDFRYLIDRLHDAGIGVLMDWVPAHFPKDEWALARFDGTALYEHDDPLRGEHPDWGTLVFNYGRAEVRNFLVANASFWLEEFHIDGLRVDAVASMLYLDYSREEGGWTPNVYGGRENLEAISFLQEMNATVYKRSPGIITVAEESTAWPGVSRPTHLGGLGFGFKWNMGWMHDTLEYLRHEPVFRHYHHNEITFSLMYAFSENYVLPLSHDEVVHGKGSLLSKMPGDAWQKFAGLRTLLAYMWSHPGKQLLFMGQEFGQGAEWAEERPLDWWLLENAAEGANHLGLQKLVRDLNLAYREEPALWTRDSDHEGFRWIDGNDAGGNTLSYLRYGTATENGTENDAAGGTAGEPPVVACVVNFSGNPHENYRLGLPRTGLWREILNTDVYEYGGSGVGNLGRVEAVPEPCHGLPASAVLRVPPLGAVWFAPE
- a CDS encoding GntR family transcriptional regulator — translated: MPDRPAYLRIADTLREGIRDGSLPPGSRLPTMAQLRRAHGVSEIVVRQAVGLLRGEGLVETRRGGGTVVRIRPPARRVAMDRYRAVVSAGPSAGTVDRTADEPPAAPQTTFTRDQKIGWEEYRLDTEFTRVRADPELGALFELPTRTELLRRRFVHYARGEPQQISVNFLPWDLVGGTPVADPAREPWPGGTLAQLAYLGHPPTRVEESVRSRMPTPEEAETLRMTGGVPVLAITRRLLSGADVMEVCRDIVLPADRVVLDYAIDL